The genomic region CGGCCGGGCGGTGGTGGCGGTGCGCACGATCGGCTGGGTGTTCGACACGCCGAAGACGGCCAGCGCCGGGGGATCGGGCACCGAGGCCTTCGTGCCGAGCGTGATCTCGTCGGTGAAGGGGATCCCCGGATCCTCGGCCACCGGCGGTCCGTAGGTCTGCGGCGCGCCGAGCCCGGCCGGCCGGGTGGAGGTGAACAGGTCCCACGTCGAGCGGGGTCGCGGAGTGCGGTAACGCTCGTAGGCGAGGTTGCTGCGCAGCATCACGTCGCCGACGCCCATCAGCCGCGCCAGGTCCGGCACGGCGGAGGTCTCCAGCACGCCCTCCTGCATCCGCCGGTCCAGCGAACGGACCAGGTCGACGGTGCCGGCCTCGCCGTACGGGATCAGCTCCCGCAGGACCAGCGGCCGGTCCATCAGGCCCTCGGTGACCGGGTCGAGGGTGCTGCCCCAGCGGTAGTGCGAGAAGTCCGCGCCGGGCAGCTCCAGCACCCGCGAGCCGTCGTCGCCGGCGTCGAGCGCTTTGGCGACCTGCGTCTCGTACGCGGGCACCTGCTCGGGCCGCTTCAGCAGCGGCTCGACGAACTCGCCGCGGAACAGCGGGGACATGTCCGCGGCGATGAGGACCAGCACCAGTCCCATCGCGAGCTGGGGAACCCCCGGCCGCCAGCCCCGCGCGCCACCGCCGGCGGTGGTGGCGCGCGCGCCGCGCCCGCGGCCGCCGCCCGGACCGGACCCGGCCGCCGCGCGTGCCGCGTACCGCTCCTCCAGGGCGGCCAGGCCGCCGGCGAGCAGCACCGACAGGCCGAGGGCGACCATCGGGACCGCGCGCGGCAGCGAGCGCAGCGCGAGTCCGGCCGTCGACCCCTCCGCGAAGTCCTTGAACAACCGACCCCAGGGGGAGGGATCGTCGTAGGGGTAGACGCCGACGGCGATCGTGGTGCCCAGCAGGATGAGCGCGACGAAGTAGCCGCGGTGCCCCCAGCGGATCGCCGAGGCCGCCGCGAGCGCGAGGATCGGCAGCGCGAAGCTGACGACGATCAGCCACAGGTCGTGCGTGTAGTGGGTGGCCGGCCCGATCCACGGGCCGAGCGCGTCCTGACCGTAGAAGAACCAGTTGCCCAGGCCCCGCAGCACCTCGGACGCCTGCGAGCTGCTGGCGACCGTCTCGATCGTCTCGGTGAAGGCGAGCACGTTCAGCCCGTAGCCCGCCTGTGTGTACAGCCCGGCGATCCACCACGCCGAGGTGACGACGACGGCCAGCACCGCCCGGGTGCACATGCCGGTGGCGGCGCCGAGGCGGACCTCCCGCGTGCCCCACACGGCGAACGGCACCCACAGCAACGGCGCGAACAGGATGAAGATGAGGCTGGAGGCGTTGATGCTGCCGATCGTGGTGACGACCAGCGCGAACGCGGCGGGGAAGCGCCAGCCCGCCGGCCGCCAGCCGGCGCGGCCCGGCTCGGCCTCCCGCAGGCCACGCACGGTGATGCCGATCAGCCAGCCCAGCCCGGCGTAGGGCAGCAGGATCGCCGAGATCCGCGCCTCGTACTCCAGGATGTAGGGCGAGAGCATGTAGCCGGCGGCGGCCACGAACGCGAACCGGTCCGGCCAGCGGAACGAGCGCAGCAGGAAGAGCACACCGGTGCCCGCGCCGAACAGGATCGAGCCCGTCCACAGCCGCTGCGCCACCCAGTCGGGCAGGCCCGCGGTGTCCAGCAGCCAGTAGAACAGCCCCTGCGGGTACAGGTAGCCGATGTTCTGGTGGGTGACCGTGCCCATGCCGATCGCGGGGTCCCACATGGAGACCGCCCGGCGCAGCATCCGGCCCGGATCGAGGTAGAGGTACGCCTTCGTGTCCGCGCCGATCCTGCCGGGCGCGGTGGCCAGCAACGGCAGGTAGGCCACGGCGGCCAGTACCAGCGTGGGCCAGGACGGCAGCAGCCGGCGGCCGCGCGGCACCGCCGCCTCGGCCCGACCGGCCGGGCCCGGCCGGCCACCGGTCCGCGGGTCCGGGCGTCGCCCGGCCGGGGTCGCCGGGTCCGCGGTGCGCGGGTCCGCGGTGCGCGGGGACGGGGTCTCGGCGGGGCCGCCCGGCGACTGGGGGCGACCCCCGTCGGCACCGGACGGTGACGTGGTCAGGGTCACCGGATCACCGGGGTGGTCGCCAGGGTCACCGGCGCTGGCCGATCACGTTCGCGGCGCGGGCCGCGGGCGAGGCGGACCCGCGCTGGCGGGCCGCCTCCCGCACGAGCGCGGCGAACGTGGCACGGGCCGTCTCCGCCCAGGTGAACGTCGCGGCGTGGGCGAGGGCACCGGCGGACAGCCGGGCCCGCAGGTCGTCGTCGGAGAGCACGCCGGCCAGTGTCTTGCCCAGATCGGCCGGGTCCTCCACCAACACGCCGGTCTCACCGTCGACGACCGCGTCGGTGTGCCCGGCGATGCGGGTGGCCACCGACGGCGTTCCGCAGGCCGCCGCCTCGGTGATCGTCATTCCCCAGCCCTCGCGGGCGGACGCCGAGGTGAGCACCCAGGCGCGCCGGTAGAGCGAGAGCAGCTCGTCGTCGTCGACGCGCCCGACGAGGCGCAGCCACGCGCCCGCCCCGGCGGCCCGGATCTTCTTCTCCAGCTCCGGCCGCTCGTAGCCCTCGCCGACGATCACCGCCTCCATCGTCGGGTGTTCGTCGTGGGCCCGTAGCAGGCCGTCGATGAGGACGTCGAAGCGCTTGACCGGCACCAGCCGGCCGACGGCGACGACGAGGGGATGCGGGGACCGCTCGCCGGCCGGGGTGAACGCCGGGTCGATCCCCGGCGGCACGACGGAGATGTTGCGCGGCGGCAGGCCGAGCAGCTCGATGATCTCGTGCCGGGACGACTGGGACAGCGTCAGGATCCGGGTGCGCCGGTAGAACGGCGGGGCGACCTTGAACTCCACCGTCTCGCCGACCTTCGCCAGCTTCGGCGAGAGCACCATCCGCCACATCTCGGCGTGCACGTGGTGCAGGAACACCACGCGCGGGCAGCGGGCCCAGACGGGGGAGAAGAACGGCATGCCGTTCCAGATCTCCACCAGGCCGTCCCACGGGCCGGTGCGGCCCAGCGCGCCGGACAGGGCGGTGCGCGGGAAGACCGAGTAGCGCCCCGCCTTGCGCACCACCGCGTAGCCGTGGCGGCGGACCGACTCCGGATGGCCGGGGGCGAAGGCGGTGCGCAGGCTCACGTCGATGCCCGCCTGCGCCCAGCGCTCGGCGACCTTGTCGGCGTGCAGCTCCGAGCCGCCGGACTCGGGGTCGTCGAGGTCGCGCCAGGCCAGCACGTGCACGCGGCGCAGGCCGGAGGTCTCGACGAGCTCGGCGAGCGAGGGGGGCCGGGGGACGTCCTCGATGCCCGGCGCGCCGAGCTGCGGGGCCAGGATTCCCGGCGGCACCGCGGTGCCGGCGCCGGCCTGGGGCAGGATCAGGCCCGCGGGCGTCGGCGGGATCGTCGCGCCGGGGCCGGGGCCGGGGCCGGGGCCACGGCCGTTGCTCGGCGCGGTCATGCCCGGGCCGTCCGACGGGCCGCGGCAAGCACCGACAGGCCGGTGACGACGGCCAACGCCGCCTGGCAGGCGAGATCGGCCCGGGCGGTCGCCGTCGGTGAACCGTCAGCCCACAGCAGCAGGGGGACGGCCGCCGCGGCGGCGAGGCCCAGGGCCAGCAGGACGCCTCGCTCTCCGAGAGCGAGCAGGTAATGGGTGAACAGCACGGTAGCTCCGAGACAGGTCATCGCTGCGGCCAGGGGGAGGAGCGCGCCGGAGGCGTCGGTGAAACGGGGGCCGAAGGCCAGGGAAAGCAGTTTCTCCGGTGCGATGAGAGCGGCGGAGAGCAACCCCATCGCCGGCACGAGGAGTATCGCGATCGTCGCGCCGAGTTGATGCAGAGCATGCTGCCCGAGATGCCGGCGGTCCGCCGCCTCCGGGAGCAGGAATCCGGCCAGCACCACCGCGGCCAGCACGATCACCTTGCTGGCGACGGAGACGGCCGCGTAGGAGCCCGAGAGGTCCGGGGCGAGCCGGCCCTGCAGCAGCACGTCGACGTTCTGCAGCAGCCCGAGCAGCGCCAGCGCGACCAGCGCGGCGCCGACCTCCACCGCCAGCCGGGTCGGCGCCTTGACAGCCACCGAGGCGGGTGCGGCCAGGACGGGCGGAGCCGAGGGCGCGGCGGGGGACGGCTGCGCGCCGCGGCCCATGGTTTCCGGGCTTCGGTAGAGAGTCCACCGCACGTGGGCGAGGGCCGCGAGCACACCGAGCAGGACGCCGATCGCCGCGCCGGACTCGTCGAGGCCGACGAGCACCAGGCCGATCGTGAACACGGTCTTCACCGCGGCGTCGACGAGCAGGTTCGTGGCCAGCGCCGAGTACTGCCGGGCGCACTGGAGCAAGCCCCGGTCGACGCACAGCAGGCACCACGCGGCCCCCGCCGTGATGATCTCTGCGACGCCGCCGGGGCCGGGCAGCGACAGTTCGCGCGCCACGTACCCCCGCCCGATGATCGCGAGCACCGCGACGACCAGCACGGTCGCGACGCCCACCCGGCGGACCCGGTTCACCCAGTCGGCCATGAGGTGCAGCCGGCCGCTGTGCTGCCAGGTGGTGACCCGCCGGACCACCCCGACGAGCAGCGCGCTGCCCGGCATCGACACGACGAAGAAGATCGCGATGAGCTGGGCCACCGCGCCGTAGGACCGGGTGCTCATCGCGCGGGCGATGATCAGGGTCACGCCCATGTTCGCGGCGTTGGCGAGCAGGCCGGCGAGGGCCAGGGGGACGGCGCCGCGCAGCGCACCGCGCAGCCGGGTGCCGCGGGTCTGCCGCAGCCGCTTGCGCAGCGTCCAGCCGTCCGCGGCCTCACCGGCGCGCTGCGCCGGCGCGGCGTCGGCGGGAACAGGTCCGGCGACCATCGCCCCTGTCGCCGCCATCGCCCCTGTCGCCATCGCCCCTGTCGCCATCGCCCCTGTCGCCAGCGGCCCTGTCGCCAGCGGCCCGGCGGTGAGCGGGCTCACCGCGATGGGTCCGGTGGTGCTCGAGCCGACGGCGGCGGACCCGGAGCCGGTGGGGAGCGGCCCGGTGGTCGCCGGGCGGTTCAGCGCCGGCCGCACCGCCATCGGGCCGGTCGAGGCGGGATCCGAGGCGGCCGGCCCGGGTC from Frankia alni ACN14a harbors:
- a CDS encoding glycosyltransferase family 4 protein yields the protein MTAPSNGRGPGPGPGPGATIPPTPAGLILPQAGAGTAVPPGILAPQLGAPGIEDVPRPPSLAELVETSGLRRVHVLAWRDLDDPESGGSELHADKVAERWAQAGIDVSLRTAFAPGHPESVRRHGYAVVRKAGRYSVFPRTALSGALGRTGPWDGLVEIWNGMPFFSPVWARCPRVVFLHHVHAEMWRMVLSPKLAKVGETVEFKVAPPFYRRTRILTLSQSSRHEIIELLGLPPRNISVVPPGIDPAFTPAGERSPHPLVVAVGRLVPVKRFDVLIDGLLRAHDEHPTMEAVIVGEGYERPELEKKIRAAGAGAWLRLVGRVDDDELLSLYRRAWVLTSASAREGWGMTITEAAACGTPSVATRIAGHTDAVVDGETGVLVEDPADLGKTLAGVLSDDDLRARLSAGALAHAATFTWAETARATFAALVREAARQRGSASPAARAANVIGQRR